The DNA sequence CCCGGTTTCACAGGCACAAAAAAACCGCCTTTAATAGGCGGTTTTTTTGTGCCTGAGGCTTCGCGGACCAGAGGGTCCGCCACCTTTGACTGTCAGCCCATCAACGCTCGACAGTGACGTCTTGGCGCAACTGTTCACGATACGCAAGGTATTCCTGCTGCCCTTGCATCTGCGCCAGGTTGCGTCGCAGCGACTGCTGCTCCTCTTCACTCAGATCGCTCCACTGGCCATCCTGCGCCTGGGTCAACACCACAACGGCATAGCCATCGCGGATCGACACACCACTGACCACGGGCTCACCAGAGGGCTTGGGCAGTGAAAACACATGCTGGACCAGCGCGCGGTCCAGATCGCTTGCGCGACGCTCAACCTTTTCCTCCGCCTGAACTTCAAGCCCGGCCTCTTCCGCCACCGCGGAGAGTGATTCGCCAGACGCCACCGCCTCACGAAGAGCTTCACCGCGCTCCGCCAGCAAAGACTGGATCCGCTCATTGCGCAACTGCCGGGCAATCTGTTCGCGCACTTCCTCCAGGGGCTTGACGTAGGCCTCCTGGTAGTCGGTCTTCTTGATCACCACGACCCGATCGTTTGCCAACTCGATCAGATCACTGCTGTTTTCACGCTCGAGAACTTCCTCCGAAAATGCCGCTTCGACAACAGTGGTCTCCCCGGCCACTCCCGGGCCACCATTGCGTCCAAACAGACCGGTGTTTTCCAGGGGCAGATTCAACTCATCCGCGACAGATTGCAGGCTATCAGCGTTGTAGGATAGCTCACTCAGACGCTCCATCAGAGTGACGAATTCATTTTCCGCTTCGACCCGCTTGAGCTGCTGCGCAATGCGCTCCCGAGCATCTTCAAACGTGGCCACTTCCGAACCCCGCTGCTCGGTCACTTTGATCAGATGAACCCCGGCCTCGGTTTCAACCGGAGCCGACACTTCACCGACCTCTAGTGAGTCAACGGCGGCCATGAAGGCTTCGGGGAGGCCCTCGCCGGAAACGAAGCCCAGATCTCCGCCCTGCCCGCTGGACCCGAGATCTTCAGAGTATTGTTCGGCCAATTCGGCAAAAGAAGCGCCCTCTTCAAGCGCTCCCTCCACCTCGGCAATCCGCTCGTCGCTAGAATCTTCAAACAGAATATGGGCAACGCGACGTTCCGCCTCCTGCCCTTCCTGAGCCGCCTGGTTCTGCTCGAACTGGTCGCGCAGGGTCTGCTCATCAATCTCAATGTCCGCCATCAGGTTGGCAACGCTCAGATCAATATAATCGACGGCCACCTGCTCGGGCTGACGGAATTGATTCTGGTTACTCTGATAGAAAGCTTCGATGTCACTGTCCGTCACCTCGACCTGGTCCGCGACCTGATCGCGGCTCAGGGTGGCGTACTGGAAATCGCGGCTCTGGAAGTTCAATGCAGCAAACCGCTCCAGCTCGGCTGGAGTCACAAAGCCACTGGCGGCGACACCGGAAGACAACTGATTCAGCAGCAGTTCCTGACGCAGCAGGGCCTTGTACTGGGCAGGGGTATAGCCCATGGAGCGCAGCACCTGTTGGTAGCGATTCGGATCAAACTGGCCACTGTCACCCGCGAACTGCGGGAAACTCAGAATCAACTGATCCAGAGTGCTTTCACTGACCCCCATACCCTGCTTGCGGGCATGCTGAATCAGGACTTTGCGCTGGACCAGCGCCTCAATGGCCGGCTCGCGCAGACGCTCATCGCTGACAAATTCGGAAGGAACGGAGTCGCCATACTGATTGAGAATCTGCTGGCGCTGGCGATAGATTTCCCGAGCCACCTCATTCTCGGTAATGGATTCACCATCAACGGAAACCACTTCGCCGGAGCGGCTGGAACCCGAAAACAGCGCTTCGGCACCGGACAAAGCGAAAATAATCACCAGGAAGCCGACCAGAATACCGGCTACCACACCTTTGGAGTTGTCGCGAATCGTCTGCAGCATTGTCTGCTCCTAGTCATAAACCCGTTGGGACGATCGATTCCAACGCGCTTTCTTATCATCTTGCTCAAACCAGGGACTGAGCGAGTCGATCTGGTTGAATAAAGAAAAGGCGCACCTCTAGGGATGCGCCTCCTCATACTGCCGGGTCAGTTCTATCTGGATTCTGGAGCGATTACTCAACTCGCTGAAACCAGACTATGAATGCTCCCGGCAATCACCGAAAACGCGCACAGGGCGCGTCAAAAACGCTTAGTTGACCGCGTCTTTCAGTGCCTTACCCGCTTTAAAACTGGGCACCTTGGCAGCGGCGATCTGGATCTCGGCGCCGGTCTGTGGGTTGCGGCCGGTGCGCGCGGCACGCTCTTTCACAGCGAAGGTACCAAAACCGACCAGAACAACCTGATCGCCCTTCTGCAGAGCACCAGTAATGTTGTCAACCATTGCGTCGAGCGCACGGCCGGCAGCAGCTTTAGGAATATCCGCAGATGCGGCGATGGCTTCAATCAGCTCGGATTTGTTCACACTTAACCCCTTTTGATTATTTGCTTCAGAAATCGATGGCGCAGGTTACTGTTCAAAATCAATCCCCGACCATTCAATGTCGGCTCATGACCCGCTCAGG is a window from the Marinimicrobium koreense genome containing:
- a CDS encoding SurA N-terminal domain-containing protein, whose translation is MLQTIRDNSKGVVAGILVGFLVIIFALSGAEALFSGSSRSGEVVSVDGESITENEVAREIYRQRQQILNQYGDSVPSEFVSDERLREPAIEALVQRKVLIQHARKQGMGVSESTLDQLILSFPQFAGDSGQFDPNRYQQVLRSMGYTPAQYKALLRQELLLNQLSSGVAASGFVTPAELERFAALNFQSRDFQYATLSRDQVADQVEVTDSDIEAFYQSNQNQFRQPEQVAVDYIDLSVANLMADIEIDEQTLRDQFEQNQAAQEGQEAERRVAHILFEDSSDERIAEVEGALEEGASFAELAEQYSEDLGSSGQGGDLGFVSGEGLPEAFMAAVDSLEVGEVSAPVETEAGVHLIKVTEQRGSEVATFEDARERIAQQLKRVEAENEFVTLMERLSELSYNADSLQSVADELNLPLENTGLFGRNGGPGVAGETTVVEAAFSEEVLERENSSDLIELANDRVVVIKKTDYQEAYVKPLEEVREQIARQLRNERIQSLLAERGEALREAVASGESLSAVAEEAGLEVQAEEKVERRASDLDRALVQHVFSLPKPSGEPVVSGVSIRDGYAVVVLTQAQDGQWSDLSEEEQQSLRRNLAQMQGQQEYLAYREQLRQDVTVER
- a CDS encoding HU family DNA-binding protein, with protein sequence MNKSELIEAIAASADIPKAAAGRALDAMVDNITGALQKGDQVVLVGFGTFAVKERAARTGRNPQTGAEIQIAAAKVPSFKAGKALKDAVN